One genomic segment of Virgibacillus doumboii includes these proteins:
- a CDS encoding Na+/H+ antiporter NhaC family protein, with protein sequence MEFGILSLLPPVIAIVLALVTRNVIPALFAGVWLGATMMYDWNPLMGLYASFSDFIIPNVGSEWSATVIIYCGLFGVLIAFLQKTGGAHAIAHAISRKVKTPRGAQGSTFLFGIIIFFEDYFNALTVGSVMRSVTDKMRVSREKLAYIVDSTSAPMCLLAPVSTWVVFVMGLIGAQYVELGMSESEYMTYIFTIPFNFYAILALAMVAIIVFMKWDFGPMAKAENRARTTGEVIREGAEPPSDDEMDQVAIAEDFTPKKRSMIIPIVVLVGLIPPLFLWTGGYPEKDFITAVGEADGATSILIAAFVAGIVALFMGIQQKLYSFKEAMSIYVSGIKSMTIVYIILTLAWSIGSVTSELGTAAYIVEFAQQTTSPAIIPVLLFFIGAIVAFTTGTSYGTFAIMIPIAMPLAASMDSLSMYIAIAAVLSGGIFGDHCSPISDTTILSSAGSASDHIDHVNTQIPYAVTAGISGVISFLVAGISGSAVLSIVVGAVSLVIMAFLLRKMWGQEIPNEEIAA encoded by the coding sequence ATGGAGTTTGGCATACTTTCGCTATTGCCTCCAGTGATTGCAATTGTGCTGGCACTTGTTACACGCAACGTGATACCTGCTTTATTTGCCGGTGTCTGGCTTGGTGCAACGATGATGTATGATTGGAATCCATTAATGGGGTTATATGCAAGTTTCAGTGATTTTATCATTCCAAATGTGGGTAGTGAGTGGAGTGCGACCGTTATCATTTATTGTGGTCTTTTTGGGGTGCTTATTGCATTTCTGCAAAAAACAGGTGGTGCACATGCTATTGCTCATGCCATTTCCAGGAAGGTTAAAACGCCAAGGGGTGCACAGGGGTCTACATTCCTGTTCGGTATCATTATTTTCTTTGAGGATTATTTCAATGCGCTAACGGTTGGCAGTGTCATGCGGTCGGTAACAGATAAAATGCGTGTGTCACGGGAAAAGCTGGCATATATTGTTGATTCAACGTCTGCACCGATGTGTCTTCTAGCACCTGTATCAACATGGGTTGTGTTTGTAATGGGACTTATTGGAGCTCAATATGTGGAGCTTGGAATGTCAGAATCTGAGTATATGACTTATATATTCACGATTCCGTTTAATTTTTATGCGATTCTGGCATTAGCTATGGTGGCTATTATCGTATTCATGAAATGGGATTTTGGTCCAATGGCAAAAGCTGAAAATCGGGCGCGCACAACTGGAGAAGTAATTCGTGAAGGTGCGGAGCCGCCATCGGATGATGAAATGGATCAGGTAGCCATTGCCGAAGACTTTACACCTAAAAAAAGAAGCATGATCATCCCGATTGTCGTGCTTGTTGGTTTGATTCCACCATTATTTTTATGGACTGGCGGATATCCGGAAAAAGATTTTATAACAGCAGTTGGTGAAGCTGACGGGGCAACTTCGATTTTAATTGCAGCTTTTGTAGCAGGTATTGTTGCCTTGTTTATGGGAATTCAGCAAAAATTGTATTCGTTTAAAGAAGCGATGTCCATTTATGTGAGCGGTATTAAAAGCATGACAATCGTTTATATTATTTTAACGTTGGCATGGTCGATTGGAAGTGTTACCTCTGAACTGGGAACAGCAGCATACATTGTGGAATTTGCTCAACAGACAACTTCACCGGCGATCATTCCGGTACTGCTTTTCTTCATCGGAGCGATTGTCGCATTTACGACTGGGACGTCATATGGAACATTTGCAATTATGATTCCGATTGCAATGCCGCTTGCTGCTTCGATGGATTCTTTATCCATGTATATAGCAATCGCAGCGGTACTTAGTGGAGGAATTTTTGGTGATCACTGTTCACCGATTTCCGATACAACGATCCTGTCATCTGCAGGCTCGGCCAGTGACCATATCGATCACGTAAATACGCAGATTCCATATGCGGTGACAGCCGGAATCAGTGGTGTTATTTCGTTCCTGGTTGCTGGAATATCTGGTTCAGCTGTTCTTTCCATTGTTGTGGGAGCTGTGTCATTAGTGATAATGGCCTTCCTGTTAAGAAAGATGTGGGGGCAGGAAATACCGAATGAAGAGATAGCTGCATAG
- a CDS encoding anti-repressor SinI family protein: MSDQVMIALDEEWVALVKDAKAAGLSIEEIRDFLNRDGKKD; encoded by the coding sequence ATGAGCGATCAGGTAATGATTGCGTTAGATGAAGAGTGGGTCGCATTGGTAAAAGATGCAAAGGCTGCGGGGTTAAGCATCGAGGAGATACGAGATTTTTTAAATAGAGATGGAAAGAAGGATTAA
- a CDS encoding sensor histidine kinase: MKNNSANIVSFILYISLFMTFIFLYSENPGNHSLIIVLSGTFTIIEVVRYNIQSRISTHMIALLFSIQFSLAFIVQIVDGSFVPQIYFFILLAETAYYYRLAVSIPFTIAAYLAFSAGVYIHLDSPSFQEISFVIPRMLEYGLIFGFSYMAKRSNEQRILLENAYQQLQKATNELEEKTIIDERVKLSREIHDTIGFTLTSTIVGLETVKQLSANNFHDKAKSKLTIVQGQVRESLNSIRELTTTLHYYPNFIDFKKRLIDLIENAIIHSDIIVTYTIADIENLTPDQNLAIYRGLQEGLTNGIKHGGATEFSFFLKKIDSKVIFRLTDNGQLKKDIRYGLGLTAMYERIISVNGKMNIRRTVHGGCELSFSIPIELKRREVTG, translated from the coding sequence ATGAAAAATAATTCGGCAAATATTGTTTCCTTTATTTTATACATTTCTTTGTTTATGACCTTTATTTTTCTATACTCAGAAAATCCCGGCAATCATTCATTAATCATCGTTTTATCTGGTACCTTCACCATCATTGAAGTTGTTCGATATAATATTCAATCACGAATCAGTACGCACATGATTGCCTTATTATTTTCAATCCAGTTTTCTCTTGCGTTTATCGTTCAAATTGTTGATGGATCCTTTGTCCCGCAAATTTACTTTTTCATTCTGTTAGCAGAAACCGCCTACTACTATCGTTTGGCTGTCAGTATTCCCTTTACCATCGCAGCATACCTTGCCTTTTCAGCGGGCGTATACATACATCTGGATTCCCCTTCATTTCAGGAAATCAGTTTTGTCATCCCAAGAATGCTTGAGTATGGGCTGATTTTTGGTTTTAGCTATATGGCAAAACGATCAAATGAACAACGCATCCTTCTCGAAAATGCCTACCAGCAGCTTCAAAAGGCTACCAATGAATTAGAGGAAAAAACAATCATCGATGAGCGGGTCAAACTTTCACGGGAAATTCATGACACGATTGGTTTCACGCTAACCTCAACAATAGTCGGTCTGGAAACGGTAAAACAATTAAGTGCAAACAACTTCCACGATAAAGCAAAAAGTAAACTGACAATTGTTCAGGGCCAGGTACGGGAAAGTTTGAACAGTATCCGTGAATTGACAACAACACTGCACTACTACCCCAACTTCATCGATTTCAAAAAGAGATTAATTGACCTCATTGAAAATGCAATAATCCATTCAGACATTATCGTTACATATACCATTGCTGACATCGAAAACCTTACACCGGATCAGAATTTAGCCATATACCGGGGTCTGCAGGAAGGTTTAACAAATGGCATTAAACACGGCGGGGCAACAGAATTCAGTTTTTTTCTGAAAAAAATCGATTCCAAAGTCATTTTCCGTCTGACCGATAATGGCCAGCTAAAAAAAGACATTCGTTATGGTCTCGGGCTGACTGCAATGTATGAACGCATAATTTCCGTTAATGGAAAAATGAATATAAGACGTACAGTTCATGGGGGATGTGAACTTAGCTTTTCCATTCCAATTGAGTTAAAACGAAGGGAGGTCACAGGCTGA
- a CDS encoding response regulator transcription factor yields MKNIAIGIVDDHPIIVDGFKTILELQDGYHVIGTASNGREAIDLAKKTPDIMLMDIQMPLMNGIEATRRIKKSHPEICIIMLTSYTHGNDVIEAIAQGASGFLLKDWETEEIIRAIREALANKSIQIPSSAADSITDLVNKGHVSSTKDLYDTTWDGLDIHLSEREKEIAYLIAERYTNEQIAEELYLTLGTVKNYITSLYKKLNVSTRSEAIKILKNAIASIPTNE; encoded by the coding sequence ATGAAAAATATAGCTATTGGTATTGTCGATGACCATCCGATTATTGTGGATGGATTCAAAACCATCCTTGAACTCCAGGATGGTTATCACGTAATTGGTACAGCCAGTAACGGCAGAGAAGCAATCGATTTAGCCAAAAAAACACCGGATATTATGCTGATGGATATTCAAATGCCATTAATGAATGGAATTGAAGCAACCAGACGTATCAAAAAATCACATCCGGAAATTTGCATCATTATGCTCACCTCCTATACACACGGCAACGATGTAATCGAAGCAATTGCCCAGGGTGCGAGCGGTTTTTTGCTGAAAGACTGGGAAACAGAGGAAATCATCCGCGCTATTCGTGAAGCTCTGGCAAATAAATCCATACAAATTCCATCAAGCGCGGCAGATTCGATAACAGATCTCGTAAACAAGGGACATGTTTCAAGTACGAAAGATTTATATGATACAACCTGGGATGGTCTTGATATACACCTGTCAGAGCGGGAAAAGGAAATCGCTTATCTGATTGCTGAAAGGTATACAAACGAACAAATTGCCGAAGAACTGTACCTGACTCTCGGCACCGTCAAAAATTACATTACATCACTGTACAAAAAATTAAACGTCTCCACACGAAGCGAAGCAATCAAAATTCTGAAAAACGCAATCGCGTCCATCCCGACAAATGAATAA